In Methanoculleus caldifontis, the genomic window GTACGAGGGTGGCCATAAGGGTATCAAGATCGACGAGCTCGAGGACGAGGGCTACGGCCGCCGGTCCAACTGCCGCCGCTGCCTCTACAAGGTCCCGCGCCAGGCGGACCTCGCCTGCGGCAACTGGGGTGTCATCGGCGAGAAGGCCGGCAAGGCCACCTTCGTCGAAGTCTGCTCCGAGAAGGGTGCCAACCTCCTCGATGCGGCCATGAAGGCTGGAGCCGTCAACACCGAACCTGCGAACCCGAAGGGTATCGAGATCCGCGGCAAGGTCGAAGGCGCCATGCTCGGCCTTGGGAACAAGTGGCGGAAGAAGGACTTCGAGGCGCTCGCATCCGACGTCTGGGGCACAATCGGCCACGAGACCGGCCGGTGCATCAAGTGCTACTCCTGTATCGAGAACTGCCCGGTCTGTTTCCCCGTTGCAGAGGAGTTCAAAGGAAACTCCAGGATGATCACCTCCGGGGAGGTTCCGCCGAACCCGATGTTCCACCTCCGGCGGTTTGCGCACATCTCCGACTCGTGCATCAACTGCGGCCAGTGCGAGGAGCTCTGCCCGATGGATATCCCGCTTGCGCTCTTCTCCCATGCCATCAGGACTGAGAGCGACAGCGCATTTGAGCCCAAACTCGGGAAGGCACCCTACTCAAACTAACCTTTTTTTATGCCGCGTCATTTGCGGGCCATATTTAAGGCGCATCTCGATTGTGCCATTAATCTTCCACTCAAATTGCTATCGGGCCTTACATCGCCGTTACTCTTGAATTTTCTCCGAAAGGTGGGCGGCACAACCCACACATATTCATCAAAAATCGCGGTGTTAATCATTACAATTAAATATGCCTAACCTCGAATCTCTATGTATCCGAGGTTTTTACCATGGATCTCAAGTATGTACAGACAACATGCCCGTACTGCGGTACGGGATGCAGCTTCAACCTCGTCGTGAAGGACGGGAAGGTTGTCGGCACACAACCTTACCACCGCTCACCTGTCAACGAGGGGAAGGTCTGCCCCAAGGGTACCTACGCTCACGAGTTCGTGAACAGTCCCGACCGCCTGACGAAGCCGCTCATCAAGAAGGACGGCAAGTTCGTCGAGGCGACCTGGGACGAGGCGTACGACCTGATCGCACAGAAGTTCAAGTCCTACAAGCCCGACGAGTTTGCAGCGCTCGCATCGGCAAGGGTCTCGAACGAGGAGAACTACGCGCTGATGAAGTTCGCCCGCGGCGTCATGAAGACCCGGCACATCGACCACTGCGCCCGGCTCTGCCATGCGTCCACCGTCGCCGGCCTCGCCGCCTCGTTCGGCTCCGGCGCGATGACCAACTCCATCGGCGACATCGCCGAATCGAAGTGCCTCTTCATCCTGGGCTCCAACACCTTCGAGCAGCACCCGCTCATCGGCCGCAGGGTCGCCCAGGCCAAGCAGAACGGCGCGAAGATCATCTACGCTGACCCGCGCTACACCGCGACCGCCCGCCAGGCCGACCTCTATATGGCCTTCGTCTCCGGCACCGACGTGGCCATCTTAAACGGCCTGATGCAGGAGATCATCAAGAACGGCTGGGAAGACAAGGAGTTCATCGCCACCCGGACGAAGGACTACGAGAAACTCAAGGAAG contains:
- a CDS encoding Coenzyme F420 hydrogenase/dehydrogenase, beta subunit C-terminal domain, with translation MAAIGDMFYTWAADADVLKRGECGGAITALQQYALKSGMVDAVLAVRKGADLYDAVPTVITDPAEVAETAGSLHCGTLLLSKVVKDYLDANKTARLGVTVKGCDTMGLIELAKRNQVDLDRLLLLGVNCGGSVSPVAARKMIAEKFEVDPDSVHKEEIDKGQFIIEYEGGHKGIKIDELEDEGYGRRSNCRRCLYKVPRQADLACGNWGVIGEKAGKATFVEVCSEKGANLLDAAMKAGAVNTEPANPKGIEIRGKVEGAMLGLGNKWRKKDFEALASDVWGTIGHETGRCIKCYSCIENCPVCFPVAEEFKGNSRMITSGEVPPNPMFHLRRFAHISDSCINCGQCEELCPMDIPLALFSHAIRTESDSAFEPKLGKAPYSN
- a CDS encoding molybdopterin-dependent oxidoreductase, which gives rise to MDLKYVQTTCPYCGTGCSFNLVVKDGKVVGTQPYHRSPVNEGKVCPKGTYAHEFVNSPDRLTKPLIKKDGKFVEATWDEAYDLIAQKFKSYKPDEFAALASARVSNEENYALMKFARGVMKTRHIDHCARLCHASTVAGLAASFGSGAMTNSIGDIAESKCLFILGSNTFEQHPLIGRRVAQAKQNGAKIIYADPRYTATARQADLYMAFVSGTDVAILNGLMQEIIKNGWEDKEFIATRTKDYEKLKE